TGAAGATGCTTCAGCTAAGCTTGCAGAAATGAAGAATTTAGGTATAGCTCAAAGCACACATATGTATACCTCATTCATGATCTATTACTTGGGGAAAAGGGATGTTTCCAAAGCGATGGATGTACTTAAGGAGATGACAGAAAATGGATGTGAGCCTACTGTTGTCACTTACTCTGCATTGATCCGTGGTCACATGGCAATGGGTATGGTTTCAGAGGCTTGGGATGTCTTCCAACGCATGAAACTGAAGGGACCTGTGCCAGACTTTGAGACCTACTCAATGTTCATGTCATGCCTTTGTAAGGCAGGTAGATCAGAGGATGGGTTGCAGCTTATTCATGACATGCTGAATAGTGGTATCATCCCCAGTGCAGTGAACTTCAGAACTGTTGTCCATGGTCTGAATATGGAGGGCAAGTACAAGCTAGCTGATTCTGTTCTCCAGTCAAAATGGCAATTGCGGAATCGAAGGACCTTCTCAGATTCGTTTATTGTCAATTCATCTGCTTAATTCACATTCTCTGTTGAAAATTTATCATGAGTAGTGCTCCATGTTCAACTTATTTATTGGAACAAGAGTTGTATGTGGTACGAGCATTTGAACAAGAAACATTATTTATTGCACTATGCGGAATGCCCAGATCAGTAATCAGAGGAACACTTTATCCAATTTAGAGCAGTGAACTGTTGTAACACTGGCTGCATGAGGACCTTATAAGGTATTCCTTCTTTCTCTTGCTTTGACATTTATTCTTCATTCAACAGTGCAACCTAGCTGTGATCGCTAAAGATACCGCCCCTGTTGATTTCTTAACCCGCAGCCTGTCCCTTGCCATTCCCCTCCTCTACGTGAGCTAACCTGGTGCACTCATTCTTCTCTAACTAGGATACCTCTCGATGGCAGCAGTGCTATCTCCACTGATCGTGGTCCAGGATGTAGAGGTGGGTATGTATTCGTTGATACTCTACTGATTAGAATTTGACGAACCACTGTCATTCAATCTGCTGACACATATTGCAGTTAATGTCTGTTCTTCCTGCCTGTATAAACACTGTTTGATGCATGTAGAAATGTGTACCTTGCAATGTCATGCATGGATCAAAATCAGACAGCTCAAGATAAGGTATTACAAGCACACTTAATTGAACAAATTCGACATGCTGCACTTTGATTGACAATTTTGAGGGCAACACCAATCTTGATTTGAGTGAAAACTTGCTTTATGTTTCTATTTGTTCCATTTCTGTCTTTTCACATGCAAGTGCaaccttatttttttatgagacgTTGCTGTACAAGATTACCAGCATTTTCTTCCCAATGAACAATACAGAATGTTGTTTCTTATTAATGGTTCTATCCAGCAATCCAGTCTTCTATAGGTTGTCCTGTTTTTGAGCAGTATTCAGGAGGGCAGATCCCTCCCTTGAATTTGGAAGTGACTAGTATATTCAATGCGTGCGCATATGCAATGCTCTTTGCAGGCACACAACATTATTTTAGCTTCATTGAATTCTGACATTTGCTGTTTTGGCAAATAGTTATGAACCTCTCAACACCAGTCTGTGTTTTGTAGGTACCCTACTTTGAATATGCTCACTTGCTTGTAATTTGCAGTATAATTGATTAAAGTTCCTCCTGAAGTAACTTCCATCAATCTATTCGCGCAGTTAATATGTGTACGCATGATCAAGTTTCAGTATTGCTATTTGTATCACAGTTATTCTTTATGGGTTGGTTTTATTTACTTTGCTTCACTTACAAGACTGCTCAGAGATTATAAGCAAAGCTGTGTCTTTGTAATATGTGGGGGTAGACCATTCCTTCTTTAGGAAATTCCTGATGCTGATTCCCTGTACTGGAATCTGATAGTAGAaattttttaagaaatttttttatgctGATTCCCTGTACTGTAATCTGATAGTAGAAATTTTAGCACTGAGCCACTGACTGGCGTTTTAATAATCGCAGAGCTCACACTGAAGTCTGCCCTCATGCTCTGGTCTTAATTTGTCATATTACTGATGAAAGTCTTAGGAAATGGTATGAGCAACAAATGAACCACATAGTTCTTTTCTATTGTTGTATGGCTTGATAGGTATAAGTAAAGTACCTTTGTTGTTGCTTGATTCCTTGCAATACATCAACTGTAAACTATGTGTTGAACCAAAGTTGCAAAGTTTTGCTGCTATTCTTGCTACTTAATCTTCGTTTCTGTGTCTGTTCAGAAGGAAGCCCATGACTTGAACTGAAAAGGTAACGTTACAAAAGAATTAGTACAAGGCCGAAAGCAACAGGAAGGGTCTCCAACTGAagagaatagaaaaaaaaaatccagaggAGACCATGGCAGATAACAGAGAGGTTCAAAGCCTTTGCATTGCTCTATCTCAAAGACCCCGAACCATCCTCAGTTCCATTTAAAACGTGCTTAATAGAAAGGTAATGTTtcagtaaaaaataaaaactaacgTTAAAGCTTGGGTTACAGTACGATTACGTCTTGATGCAAACTTGCAAAGTGAGAGTCTGCTTCCTTGATAAAAACAAATTCCTGAAGACTTGGTGGTTTGTTGTTTTTCTACAATATTGCTTTGAGTTCTTGCTAAACTATAGCTGTGTAATGTAATGATGTAGCTAAGTTTCAGATTCTGTGGTTCATTAGTATGCAGAGATATAAGCGTGATATTTACCAATTTTCTAGCTCTCATAATGGGTTCCATGTTCAAGTTTACTAGTGTTTCAGTAAAGCCTAAGTGGAATCTTGATAATCTCTGAATAgagaattttgatttttttaaaaaaggatttAAAATTCTGCTAAGTACTTAAGTACCATGCCGAACTGGTACATGCTATTTGTATTTTACTTATGATCTTTGTCAATTTCTAAGATTCTAATCATGGATACGACTTGTCTAGGCCACGTGTGATTCATAATGGTGACTGGTGGGCGTCTTCTATGGCTGCAGCACTCTTGGAATTCAACTTGGTAATTGGTGTGAATCATCAAATATATTGTTACATGGTTCCGAAGTTCTAGGACGGTGTTGCATAATTGCAGCATATTGTTATTATATTAATCATTCTAAGATGATGTTTTCGCTTCAATATACCATGTAAGGTATTCAATTTTGTGACATAGCCGTGAAAGTTTCTACCTATCCATCATTTCTCAATGAAACGTATGTAATGTATATTTTGAACTCATCATATGGGATTCTGAAATCTGAAATAAGAACGTAACTGTGTTGGCTCGAGGATTCACTGAATTAACAGAGTTAGGCTCCACAAGCTTTAAACTTCAACTTGTCCATGCTTTAAACTGCTTTGCACCCACTGAACTTTTCAAGTGTAGCACATTTTACATATAACTTATTGAGCAAAGAATGAATGTAATTCTTGGTAATAACAAATATCAGTTTCCATTTCATTGTCTGCCTAGTGCTGCCTGTATATATCTGTGATGAAATATTTTTACAGCGAGGAGAAATGTGGAAATATGTCTTTCCCCTTCCTGCAGCATTGCAACCATGGAGTGAAGAGAGCGCTGGCTGGTTGAGTGGTGGTGAGGAAGCATCCGGCATTATTTCATCCTAAGAGCAATGTAGTAAACATGGGTCATCCAAGAACATGGGCTAGCCTCCACATCTGTTGCCACTGTACACTTTACAATTAGAGCTTCTTTATGGTTTCTTCCACTGCGCGTTCATAATACCTCATTCTCTGTGTAGCTTTCACTGCACGGTCGAAATCCCTCCTTTCAAATGCTTCCTGGAAGGAATGGGACCAGGTTTCCAGCTTTCTCTTAATCTGATAAAGGTGATATAGTGCGAGCCTAGAAATCAGTCAAGCGTATTTATGCTTCGAAATAACAACCATGACATAATTGTGCTTAACAGAACCTGAGATTGTATCTTCTCCAGGGTTTGAGAATCATTGGCATCATTAACTGCTTCACGTATCTCCATCATCTGCAAATTATGTAGAAATATAGCTTTGTTTCTTCAAATTGATCTTGAATTGAAATATACATGTCATCGCAATTACTATTACTTCTGTGTGAAGTTATTGACACAAGCGTCATGGAAATATATAAACTAGTGATTAAGTGGCTGCATCAGAACCACAGAAAAAAAGATTCAAACAGGTTACCTCCATAAGAAGTTCAGGATCAGTGATAGTCTTTTCTTCATCAATGGGTATCCCCTCTAGTTGGAGCTGCAGAATGGTTTTATATGGTTGAGAAGCAATTTAAAAGATGATGTAGATGGATGCTTACATAGATGTTCCATGTAAAAAAGGTCATATGTTTACAGGTcaagtatattttttatattattttgagtggagatggagatggttTAGCCTCATATAATCATAACCTAATATGGGTTAAAATGAGATGAAATAGGCtgtattttttaagtattaCTGGAAGAACTTACCAAGTATAATGCCCTTGACAAAGGTTTGCTCAGTGTGCGGTATGCATCAATTACAAGTGCTGATTGCTCAGCAGCAAAGGCTCTCTCTTTCTACACAAAACAGAAGCCAAGTCACAAATTGTTTTGAAGACAAAGGTACGAATACTATAGATTGGTAAGAATGCCAGGGCCTAGGGAGAGACCTCAGATTTAGAATGAACTAGGTCAGGATGTAACTTCTTCTGCCAGTCTTTGTATTTCCCTTCTAAATTGTTATCCTTTATGGTGTATTCCCTTTCTCTGCCAAAGTAATGAAGTAAATTATTGATGTATGATTAAGGCATAGAAAATATTGACAGAAACTTATGCAATtgtagaaaattttgaaaatattattttaagaGTAAAATTCATAACGTGATTACCATGATGGTACCACTGTATTTATCATGAAGCAGATCATTGGAACAAATTGTGAATTTGCCATATCATTACAGGAGAGGTCAAACACTTAGGGTGGACAAAATATACAGTGTGGATACAAGACTATCCAACTGAAACGCTCACGAGTTTTCTGAAGGGGAGATTTggaaatttaataaattataagcATTAAGCAAATAGGTAGAAAATCACGAAACCATCACCAAACAAACTACT
This genomic window from Oryza sativa Japonica Group chromosome 12, ASM3414082v1 contains:
- the LOC4352172 gene encoding iron-sulfur cluster co-chaperone protein HscB homolog; protein product: MWRRPGQLRLHLAAAAGAAGRGARRRNPLPPVPTVPSSSSSSSASTTTTRDLAAFARGSSSSSRSLSDRAGGGECWSCGASGAFLSCGSCGSVQPVDPAVDYFRIFGLEREYTIKDNNLEGKYKDWQKKLHPDLVHSKSEKERAFAAEQSALVIDAYRTLSKPLSRALYLLQLEGIPIDEEKTITDPELLMEMMEIREAVNDANDSQTLEKIQSQIKRKLETWSHSFQEAFERRDFDRAVKATQRMRYYERAVEETIKKL